The Triticum aestivum cultivar Chinese Spring chromosome 7B, IWGSC CS RefSeq v2.1, whole genome shotgun sequence genome window below encodes:
- the LOC123162750 gene encoding uncharacterized protein, whose protein sequence is MRTMALLLLVSLLAAAAAATSNTSDRVHKERSEEQTRRIFLEWKAELGKTYSSVAEEERAYGMFKHRLRDIDQGWHEDGYSAWSWDRERSEEETRQIFVEWKAMNEKIYRSIDHEEHRYTIFKDALRQVDWNNAGYALGVDTNHQGINGFTDLTKEEFNVICSGFILEGFEPSPGELKRVAEIQERLRLVYAPPSLWAH, encoded by the coding sequence ATGAGGACCAtggcgctgctgctgctggtgtcgctgctggcggcggcggcggcggccacgagCAACACATCCGACCGTGTGCACAAGGAGAGGAGCGAGGAGCAGACGCGGCGGATCTTCCTGGAGTGGAAGGCCGAGCTCGGCAAGACCTACAGCTCCGTCGCCGAGGAGGAGCGCGCGTACGGCATGTTCAAGCACCGCCTCCGCGACATCGACCAGGGGTGGCATGAGGACGGCTACTCCGCCTGGTCATGGGAcagggagaggagcgaggaggagacccggcagaTCTTCGTGGAGTGGAAGGCCATGAACGAAAAGATCTACCGCTCCATCGACCACGAGGAGCACCGGTACACCATATTCAAGGACGCCCTCCGTCAAGTCGATTGGAACAACGCCGGCTACGCCTTAGGGGTCGACACTAACCACCAGGGCATCAACGGGTTCACCGACCTCACCAAGGAGGAGTTCAATGTCATTTGCTCCGGGTTCATCCTGGAGGGCTTCGAGCCATCGCCGGGCGAGTTAAAGAGGGTGGCTGAGATCCAGGAGCGCTTGCGGCTAGTATATGCCCCTCCATCCCTTTGGGCTCATTGA